The region ACCGCCAACGGTAATAACCGGCAGCAGGGTGTTTTTGAAGGCGTGGACAATCCAGACCCGACTGGGCTTCAAACCCTTGGCCCATGCATATTTTATGTAGTCGTTTTCGAGAACTTCCATCATTTCGGACCGGATGAGCCGAATGAAAAGAGGGAGCATGATGGAAGAAAGGGCAATAGCCGGCATGATCAAATGCAGCCAGCCGTCTGCTGTTAAAAATCCGGTGCGCCATCCTCCGAGGTTAACTGTCTCACCTCGGCCATATGAAGGCAGCCAGTGCAGCTCCACCGAAAATATATAAATCATGAGAATGGCGGTCAGAAATACCGGTATGGAAACTCCGACGATAGATCCGCCCATGATAAAGCGTGAGAACATGGTCTTTGGCCGGATTGCCGAATATATTCCCAGCGGAACGGAAAAAATAACAATGATCAGCGCGGAACAGAGAACCAGTTCCAGTGTTGCCGGGGCCTTATTCAGGATAACTTTGAGAGCTGATTTCTTGTAAAAGAAAGAGCGGCCGATATCACCTTTGACAGCTCCTTTCATAAAGCGGCCGAACTGAACCATGAACGGATCGTTGAGGCCCAAATCATCCCTCAGTCGTTCCCTTTCGGCGGCAGAGACGGATACACCTGTAATCTCCCGGATCGGGTCACCGAAGCTTTGCTTGATGGCAAACCCGATGAAGCTGATAATCAGCATTACAATAATCGCCTGTGCGATCCTGCGGACTATAAAAGCAAACATTTTTTAATTAACTCCAGACGGACAAAAAACAATTTGTGGCGCTGAGCGCTTTGGCGAGTGATTTCGCATCCGGCGATCAAAGGGGGAAAATCGTCGGCGAGGTCGCCGAAGGCATCTAACACGGCAAAGGGAACTCCTTACAGAGTTCCCTTTGCGTAATTAATCTTGATCAGTAATTCCCATTACTTGATGACGAGATCACCGAAGTAGGGGAAGTTCTGCACGTTTACGATTTCTTTAGTATTCATGCCGTCCTTGGATGCCCAGGACAGGTTCTGCCAGTGCAGGGGAACAAATGCGGCTTCATCATAGAGGATCTTTTCCACTTTCTGAAGCATGGCGCTGCGTTTGATGAGGTCGGTCTCAGTCTGAGCCTGCAGAATGAGGGAATCAACTTCCGGATTGCAGTAGTTGCCGCTGTTGTACTGTCCGTAGCCGGTTTCCTTGTTGGGGCACATGAGCAGGAATTCTGTGTAGTTGGAGGAATCTTCGGTGTCAGAATGCCAACCGATCATCTGGATGTCGGCAACCTGTGCGTCGAACTGATCCCAGTACTGTGCTTTAGGCATGGTTTTCAGGTTTACTTTGATGCCGATTTTTCCGAGCATGGAAACAAATGCTTCAGCGATTTTTTCATCGTTAACGTAACGGTTATTGGGTGCGATCATGGTGCACTCGAAACCGTTTTCATAGCCGGCTTCCTTCATGAGCTGCTTGGCTTTTTCGAGGTCATAGCGGGGCTTGAGTTCTGCATTATAACCGGCAAAACCTTTGGGACCCTGCTGAGCGGCTACGGTAGCGAAGCCCTTCATTACTTTTTTAACGATACCTGTGTTGTCGGTAGCGTAAACAATGGCTTCACGTACTTTAGGATTCTGGAAAGCCTTCTGGCGTTTCTGATTCAGCTGGAAGGTGATGATGCGCGAACCGGACATGGTTACAAGCTGCAGTCCTTCTGTTGAATCAATACGTTTGAGATCCTGCGGAGGAACGGGCATGATGAAGTCAACATCGCCGGAAAGCAGGGCAGCCACGCGGGTGGCATCGTTCTTGATCGGAGTCAGTATGATTGTGTCTACGTTACCGGTTTTATCCCAGTATTCAGGGAAAACTTTGAAAACATCACGTACACCCTGCTCGCGTTCAGCTACGATGTATTTACCGGTTCCGGATTCGTGAACGTTGGCAAAGGAGGGGCCGGTCTTGACGATGGCGTCTTTAGGCTGACCGGATTCATCCATGCCGGAGTAGAATTTTTTATCCATGGGGAAGATGTAGGTAGCCATATTCAGAAGCAGGCCGTACGGCTTGTGGGTGATAACATCAACAGTGTAGTCATCAACAACTTTTGCTTCTCCGAAAGGCTCGAAAAGACCTTTAAAATCTGCGCTTTTTTTGAGGCGGTTGATGGTCCAGACAACGTCTTCGGCGGTGAAGGGGTTGCCGGAATGAAACTTAACGCCTTTACGAAGGTGAAAGCGCATGGTTTTATCGTCAACGCGTTCCCAAGATTCAGCAAGGCGAGGCTCGAAGGAGCCGTCTTTTGCCCAGCGAACGAGAGGGTCGAAAACCATGTGAGAGTACTGGAGCATTCCGCCGGAAAGCTGTACATGAGGGTCAAGAGAGACAGGGTCGGCATCCATGGCCAGTTTCAGGGTTTTACCGGCTGCGGCAGCAGGAGCTGCTTCAGTGGTTTCCTTTTTGGCAGGGGCCTTTTCTTCTTTTTTTTCCGCGCTGCACCCGGCAAGACCGAGGCTAAGGATAGCAATAAGCGCAAGAAACAGTAATGAACGTTTCATCCTCACACTCCTTAAAAATGGTAAATACTGTGATAAAAAGCATCAGACGCCATTCTCAGGAACATCCTGAAATCAGCGTATATCGAAATAATTATTATAACTGATAAAACAGTTACACTATACGGCTTCCCCTTGCCGTATGCGCTTAATATTATTACACTTGAATCAGATTTTTCTCAAATATTTAACCAGTTGAAATGTTTTGTAAAAAAATAATTTATTAACCTTGTCGGCATGTTCGGCATATAAAAAATACTGAATTTATGAAAATAAAAAAATATAATTCTAATAAATCGCTGTTAATCATGATTTTGCTGGTTTTTATTCTTGCCGGATGCGCATCAATAAATCCGTTTTCCGATTCCATTTCCGAATATGATCTTGATGGTAAGCATGAAATCAGCCTCGGGCTTATGCCCGGCGAGAGGCTCGCTTTTGAAATGCGTAATCCCGGCTCCGGCGGATACCGGTTTGACGGTGTTTCCTTTGATCCGGCACTGGTCAACCTGGACAAGTTTAAAATTATTAAAGCTGATTCCGGTCTGACGGGTGATTTCGGACGCTGGCGGTTTGAATTTACTACCGTCGGTCTGGGGGCGGCTCCGGTAATCATTAATATTAAAAGGCCTGGTGAAGGAACCCGCGACGCTTATAAAGTGATCAATCTGGATATAACCAAGGACGGCCCTCCGTTCTTTGAATGGTAGAAAATCAGTACTGTTAATAATAAAAAAGGCAGAAACCGGCGTATGTTAATACGATTGGTTCCTGCCTTTTTTCATGCACCTTGCTTCAGGCACATTTAAAGCTGTCTGATGATTTTAATATATTTACTCGAAACGCTGATCCGTTTTGGTCAGATCGTAATCAAGAAGCGTCGTGCCGGGACATATGGCTGCAATCATTTTAACCGGACTCATATACAGGGTGGTCCAGTCAAAGCTCAGTTTCAGGGTCCGCCGATTTATTTCTTCAAATTTAATCAGCATGGGCCGGATGTTTTTATCCTTAACCTTCTTTTTAGTGGTATGGGATACGATGTATTCATCGGACTGAGCATATTCGCGCAGCCTGTTCATCTTTTCTTCTGTTTCTTCATCGGAACAGGTGAATATAAGGGTGAAATCCTCAATTTCAGGATGTTTCTGTTTTTTGGACAGACTCAGAGGATCGGCACCGACAATTTTAATCCCGATAGGCATTTGAGCATTGAGGCGGTCAACCAGATCCTGCGCGCCGATTTTTGTACGCAGCATGATGTTCATCCACTCTTTCATGCTCTCAACACCAACGGGCAGGGCGCGTCCGAAGGACATACGCGGCATGGGGTGGAATCCCTGCGAGAATGTAAGCGGCAGTTCCGCGCGGCGCATGGCCCGTTCTATCACGGGCTGTAGGTCCAGCTGCGAAAGATAGGCCGAGGTTCCGGTCTTGGTGTACCAGAGACGGAAGTGACTCCCTTTGATGCCGAGGTCCGGCTTTTCTTCCTGTACGAAAGGTGGAACATCACCGGTCTGGTCGCGGTTTTCAAAAACCATCTTGGGCCGCAGGTCCATTGTTTCAGCCTGCTTTGTGAGCAGGGATTTGCGGCCGTCGAAGTTGCAGACCCCGCAATTACGACATTCTTCGTAACGGCAGTCCCCGGTTATTTTTTCAGAGATACTGCGTTTTAGTTCGGTAAGCAGGAATTTTTTGCTTACTCCGCTTGAAAGGTGATCCCAAGGCAGGCGGCTGTCATGATCTCTTGCTCCGGTGTACTCTTCAGGTGTAAGCCCTTCTTCTTCCATCGCCTCAAGATAAGGTTCAAGCTTGAGGTGGTCTTTCCAACTGCTGTAAAGAGCACCTTTTTTGTAAGCCTTTTCGATTACCGGGCCTAGTCTGCGGTCACCGCGTGAGAATATTCCTTCGAGAAAAGTCATGCGCGGAATATGGGATTTCATTTTGATGCGTTTTTGTGAAGAAAAGCGTTCACGCATGTAGTCGAGCCGTTCGCTGATTTCATCAAGAGAAATCTGCCGTTCCCACTGAAAAGGGGTGTGCGGTTTGGGCACGAAGGGGGAAACCGCAGCGGTGATATTTAATTTTTTGATATGCTTTCCGGCCACATCGCGAACTTTTGCGCACAGGTCGACGATCGCGTCTAGATCTTCAAATGTTTCGGTTGGCAGGCCAATCATGAAGTAAAGTTTGATGCTCTGCCAGCCGTTTTCATAAAGCATAAGCGCGTGATCAAGCAGGGCCTGTTCGGTGATTCCTTTATTGATCACATCGCGCATGCGCTGGCTTCCGGCTTCGGGAGCGAGTGTGGCCCCTGTGCGGCGGATGGTTGCGATGCGTTCCATGATCGGTTCGGAAAGCGAACCGACACGCAGGGAAGGCAGTGAAATAGATATCTGCTCAGCGGCGCAGTTATCGAAAGATTTAGCGAAAAGCGTATCCAGAGCGGAATAGTCACCGGTACTTAGGGAAAGGAAAGAGGTTTCTTCGTAACCGGTTTCCGCCAGACCTTCCATCAGTGTCTTGGTCAGGGTTTCCGGAGTACGTTCGCGGACCGGACGGTAGATAATTCCTGCCTGACAGAAACGACAGCCGCGGGTGCAGCCGCGGGCGATTTCCATGGTCAGGCGGTCATGGATTACCTGACCGTAGGGCAGGATCTGTTCTTTAGGAAATGCAATGGGTTCAAAGTCTTCCACCACCGCTTTTTCCACAAAGAAATCACCGGGATTCTCAGGATCGAAAAATTCAGGGATGTAAATTCCTGGCAGTTCGGATAGTTTTTCCAAACGGGCCTTGCGTCCTAGTCCCTGCTCGTTGCATTCGACGATGATCTCCATGACTTTAATGATGGATTCTTCGCCGTCGCCGAGCATGATCACATCAAAAAAGTCCGCCATCGGTTCGGCGTTGAAACATGCTCCGCCCCCTCCTATAACCAATGGACAGGAGTCGTCTCGATCCGCTGATTTAAGTGGAATACCGGATAGGTCGAGCATGAAGAGTACATTGGTGTAGCACAACTCGTGAGTGAGGCTGATTCCCAGAGCATCCACGTCCTTGAGCGGGGTGTCGCTTTCAAGTGTGGCGAGGAGTTCACCGTGTTCACGCATGATTTCCGCTGTCTCTTCGCATGGTGTGTATGCACGCTCAGCGTAGAAATCATCATGCTTGTTAACGATTTCGTAGAGAATCTTCTGGCCGAGATAGGACATGCCGATCTCGTAAAGATCCGGGAAACCGATGGCGATATGCGCCTTGACCTTAGCGGGGTCCTTGTGGACAGAGCCCCATTCCGAACCCAGATAACGGGTAGGGCGGGGCAGAAGAGGGAGCAGCTTTTTCAAAAGTTTAACCCTGATATTTGATGATTTATGTTATGTCTCCGGCGGCCGGGGAAGGGGAACTTTTGAGAAAAGTTCCCCTTCCCCGGACCCCATCCCTTCAAAACTTTCCAGTTTGCTTCGCAGCTTTGTTCGTTAAAACTCTTGTAGCACAATCAAAGGCGCTATGCGGAGAAGCCATGATAAAAGTTTTTGGGATTCTTAACCCCTTTTTACAAAAAGGGGTTAAGGTCGGCGGCAGACCCGCCGGAGGCTATTTAAAACTATTTTTTAAGCAGTTCGGAAATGTCGGAAACGTTACCGCCGCCCATGCCGCCGAGACCACTGGTGGAGAGGGTCAGGTTGCTGGAAGCTTCGAGATATTTGGTAGAAACATCTTCGGGGCAGTTTTTGTATGTGTAGAGAATGTGGCGTCCTTCAATTTCTCCTTCGATTTCGTTGTCAAAGGGGTAGCCGAAGGGGAGGATCATCATCTGAACACCCTGCTGGGCGGGAACGGTCTGGAGTACTGCGGGATCTTTGATCAGGTTGCTCTCTTCGTCCCATTTACCGATAACCATGTCGCCGTTGATGAGTTTGAAAAGCTTTACATCGTGAGCCATTGGACTTCTCCTTGTCAGGCCGCCATTTGCTTGGGCGCGCGGCCTGTTTTAATTGCATTGGAAAAAAAAGACCGGACGGGTTTTTATAAATCCGGTTCCGGTTCATTGGTTGCGCGTTTGGGCAACACGTAAGAATTAGTGTTTGAGTGGCGGTGTGTCAAGGCTTGGAGCGCACAGGAATTGTAAATCCAGAGTTGTTTTGTCGGATACTGTTCCTAAGCTTGCAGTTCCAGTATTTTTCTATGCCGAAAGCAGCTAACCAGATGATCATTAACCATTCCGGTTGCCTGCATATATGCGTAACATATTGTCGGACCCACGAAATTGAATCCTCTTTTTTTCAGGTCCCTGCTCATGGCTTCTGCTTCAGCGGTCTTTGCGGGAACTTCCTCTAGGGAGTTCCATCGGTTTTGAATTGCCTTTCCGCCTGTGAATTGCCATATGTAAGCATCAAAGCTGCCAAATTCTTTTTGCACATCAAGAAATGCACGGGCATTGCGGACAGCGGAATTAATCTTGAGCTTATTGCGTATAATTCCTTCTTCTTGACGTAGAAGCTCAATTTTATTTTCATCAAACCGTGCGACAATTTCAGGATCAAAATCCGCAAAAACAGCGCGGTAGTTTTCGCGTTTTTTGAGTACGGTCAACCATGAAAGTCCGGCCTGTGCGCCTTCAAGGATGAGAAATTCAAAATGGAGCCGGTCATCATGTATGGGAATTCCCCATTCGGTATCGTGATAGGCTATTTCAAGATCGTGCTTTGCCCAAGGGCAGCGGGTGTGGTTCATGGGAAGACTCCTTATTTAGATGAAGTGGGATGATATTAGGTTTAGTAAATATGTTCAAGGAAGTCTGGTTCATTGGTGAACTCTTCCTGATCGAAAGCAGAATATTCTAGCTTGCCATGTATGGAGTAGTAAACGGCAGGCATTATTTTAGGAGATATTTTTTGATTAAGAAAAGTACCAACAGAGATGACTATCAGTATGTCAGTAACCCTTTTTCCGCTATGTCCAATGAATTCTCAACCGGGCATATTATTGCCGAACACCGTCATGTCAGAGCGCAACTTGTTTTTGCTGAGTCAGGTGTAATGGAAATATATGCTGACCATAAATGCTGGTTTATCCCTCCCCAACGGGCTTTTTGGCTGCCCTCCAATGTCCCCCATTCTATGCGGGCCCACGGACTTGTCGCATTAAGAACGTTTTATGTTGCACCGGATATGTGTCGTACAGATGCTCCAGATCACCCTCTGGCTGTAAAAGTTTCTCCTTTGCTGCATGAACTTTTGGTCGCGGCAGCCAGTATTCCTGTTGATTATGATCTGAATGGGCGCGATGGATTACTGATGCAGTTGATTAATGAAGAAATCAATTGGGCGGATGGGGAGCTGTTCAACCTGGCATGGCCAGAGGATGAACGTATCAGGCATATTTGTGAGCAGTTAAAAGATTACCCTGCCGACTCCCGGTCCTTGAAAGAATGGGGGGAATTGATTGGGTCCTCACATAGAACCTTGTCCCGTTTATTCAGGAAAGAAACAGGGGTTACTTTCATGGAGTGGAGGCAGCAGGCGCGTATTCTCTACGCTCTCCCCCTGCTGTTGTCAGGAGTGTCGGTATTGGAAACAGCATTGGCTGTGGGATATGAGACACCGAGTTCTTTTTCAGCTTTGTTTCGGCGTTTAGTCGGATTGTCTCCCCGTGAATATTTGAAAAAGTAAATGTGAATTGTCCTGTTTGGCGTTCTTTTTTTCCGTTTAGCGTTCGACGGGACATCGTCTGTACTCCTAGTATGCACCGTCTGTAGATCACTTTGTCTGCAGATTCTGTATCGAAGGAGATTATATGTATAATGTGAGAAAAAGAATGACGCTGGCTTTTATACTTGGGCTGGTCATTCTTTGTCAGGCGGCAATTGACATTTACCTACCATCGCTTCCACAAATGG is a window of Maridesulfovibrio sp. DNA encoding:
- a CDS encoding ABC transporter permease; the protein is MFAFIVRRIAQAIIVMLIISFIGFAIKQSFGDPIREITGVSVSAAERERLRDDLGLNDPFMVQFGRFMKGAVKGDIGRSFFYKKSALKVILNKAPATLELVLCSALIIVIFSVPLGIYSAIRPKTMFSRFIMGGSIVGVSIPVFLTAILMIYIFSVELHWLPSYGRGETVNLGGWRTGFLTADGWLHLIMPAIALSSIMLPLFIRLIRSEMMEVLENDYIKYAWAKGLKPSRVWIVHAFKNTLLPVITVGGVQLGTMIAFTILTETVFQWQGMGFMFIEAVERGDAPLMVAYLMVVGLIFVVVNTVVDVIYGLVNPQVRIAGQK
- a CDS encoding ABC transporter substrate-binding protein, whose amino-acid sequence is MKRSLLFLALIAILSLGLAGCSAEKKEEKAPAKKETTEAAPAAAAGKTLKLAMDADPVSLDPHVQLSGGMLQYSHMVFDPLVRWAKDGSFEPRLAESWERVDDKTMRFHLRKGVKFHSGNPFTAEDVVWTINRLKKSADFKGLFEPFGEAKVVDDYTVDVITHKPYGLLLNMATYIFPMDKKFYSGMDESGQPKDAIVKTGPSFANVHESGTGKYIVAEREQGVRDVFKVFPEYWDKTGNVDTIILTPIKNDATRVAALLSGDVDFIMPVPPQDLKRIDSTEGLQLVTMSGSRIITFQLNQKRQKAFQNPKVREAIVYATDNTGIVKKVMKGFATVAAQQGPKGFAGYNAELKPRYDLEKAKQLMKEAGYENGFECTMIAPNNRYVNDEKIAEAFVSMLGKIGIKVNLKTMPKAQYWDQFDAQVADIQMIGWHSDTEDSSNYTEFLLMCPNKETGYGQYNSGNYCNPEVDSLILQAQTETDLIKRSAMLQKVEKILYDEAAFVPLHWQNLSWASKDGMNTKEIVNVQNFPYFGDLVIK
- a CDS encoding TIGR03960 family B12-binding radical SAM protein → MKKLLPLLPRPTRYLGSEWGSVHKDPAKVKAHIAIGFPDLYEIGMSYLGQKILYEIVNKHDDFYAERAYTPCEETAEIMREHGELLATLESDTPLKDVDALGISLTHELCYTNVLFMLDLSGIPLKSADRDDSCPLVIGGGGACFNAEPMADFFDVIMLGDGEESIIKVMEIIVECNEQGLGRKARLEKLSELPGIYIPEFFDPENPGDFFVEKAVVEDFEPIAFPKEQILPYGQVIHDRLTMEIARGCTRGCRFCQAGIIYRPVRERTPETLTKTLMEGLAETGYEETSFLSLSTGDYSALDTLFAKSFDNCAAEQISISLPSLRVGSLSEPIMERIATIRRTGATLAPEAGSQRMRDVINKGITEQALLDHALMLYENGWQSIKLYFMIGLPTETFEDLDAIVDLCAKVRDVAGKHIKKLNITAAVSPFVPKPHTPFQWERQISLDEISERLDYMRERFSSQKRIKMKSHIPRMTFLEGIFSRGDRRLGPVIEKAYKKGALYSSWKDHLKLEPYLEAMEEEGLTPEEYTGARDHDSRLPWDHLSSGVSKKFLLTELKRSISEKITGDCRYEECRNCGVCNFDGRKSLLTKQAETMDLRPKMVFENRDQTGDVPPFVQEEKPDLGIKGSHFRLWYTKTGTSAYLSQLDLQPVIERAMRRAELPLTFSQGFHPMPRMSFGRALPVGVESMKEWMNIMLRTKIGAQDLVDRLNAQMPIGIKIVGADPLSLSKKQKHPEIEDFTLIFTCSDEETEEKMNRLREYAQSDEYIVSHTTKKKVKDKNIRPMLIKFEEINRRTLKLSFDWTTLYMSPVKMIAAICPGTTLLDYDLTKTDQRFE
- a CDS encoding DNA-3-methyladenine glycosylase I — protein: MNHTRCPWAKHDLEIAYHDTEWGIPIHDDRLHFEFLILEGAQAGLSWLTVLKKRENYRAVFADFDPEIVARFDENKIELLRQEEGIIRNKLKINSAVRNARAFLDVQKEFGSFDAYIWQFTGGKAIQNRWNSLEEVPAKTAEAEAMSRDLKKRGFNFVGPTICYAYMQATGMVNDHLVSCFRHRKILELQA
- a CDS encoding helix-turn-helix transcriptional regulator, whose amino-acid sequence is MIKKSTNRDDYQYVSNPFSAMSNEFSTGHIIAEHRHVRAQLVFAESGVMEIYADHKCWFIPPQRAFWLPSNVPHSMRAHGLVALRTFYVAPDMCRTDAPDHPLAVKVSPLLHELLVAAASIPVDYDLNGRDGLLMQLINEEINWADGELFNLAWPEDERIRHICEQLKDYPADSRSLKEWGELIGSSHRTLSRLFRKETGVTFMEWRQQARILYALPLLLSGVSVLETALAVGYETPSSFSALFRRLVGLSPREYLKK